Within the Deltaproteobacteria bacterium genome, the region TGGAATGAAGATCGCGCATGACCTTCCTCCCCGTCGTCGTACGGGCCGAGCACCGCGGTGAGTACAAGATCCACGTGCTCTTCAACGACGGCGTCCAGCGTACGATCGACTTCTCGCGCTGGATCCAGAGGCCGATCTTCGAGCCGCTGAAGGACGTCGAGTACTTCCGGCGTTTCGTGGTCGAGGCCGGGACCGTGTCGTGCCCGAACGGTGCCGACGTGGCCCCGGAAACCCCCTACGCGCGGGCGACCTCTACCGAAGCGGCGTGACGAGTCGCGCGGCGCTCCTCAGCCGCCCTGCGCTTCGGCCTCCGC harbors:
- a CDS encoding DUF2442 domain-containing protein; this translates as MTFLPVVVRAEHRGEYKIHVLFNDGVQRTIDFSRWIQRPIFEPLKDVEYFRRFVVEAGTVSCPNGADVAPETPYARATSTEAA